A genomic stretch from Thermodesulfobacteriota bacterium includes:
- a CDS encoding deoxyhypusine synthase, protein MPKVTKKQLLKETIKHIDIKKIDGKKIIDAYRGMSFSSRDTARAADIFNMNLADRNASVWLTLAGSTSAGGCMQVYADMVRLNMIDVIVATGASIVDMDFFEALGFKHYVGTPFIDDGMLRSLYIDRIYDTFIDEEELQECDKTIAKIADSLEHRPYSSREFIREMGKWLTKNAKNKNSLIQAAYEHNVPIFCPAFSDSSAGFGLVYHQWHNPDSHVSIDSVKDFLELTKIKMASKESGLFMVGGGVPKNFAQDTVVAAEVLGKDVPVHKYAVQITVADVRDGACSSSTLKEASSWGKVSTVYEQMVYAEATTVVPLIVANAYQTGKWKKRKARNFSKML, encoded by the coding sequence ATGCCCAAGGTCACGAAAAAGCAGCTTCTGAAAGAAACGATAAAACACATAGACATCAAAAAGATAGACGGCAAAAAGATAATCGATGCCTACCGCGGGATGTCGTTCTCCTCGCGCGACACGGCAAGGGCCGCCGACATATTCAACATGAACCTCGCCGACAGGAACGCCTCCGTATGGCTGACGCTTGCGGGCTCGACGTCCGCCGGCGGATGCATGCAGGTCTACGCCGACATGGTAAGGCTGAACATGATAGACGTCATCGTCGCCACCGGAGCGTCGATCGTAGACATGGACTTCTTCGAGGCCCTTGGCTTCAAACACTACGTCGGCACTCCGTTCATAGACGACGGCATGCTGAGGTCCCTCTACATCGACCGCATATACGACACCTTCATCGACGAGGAAGAGCTCCAGGAATGCGACAAAACGATTGCCAAGATCGCCGACTCGCTCGAACACCGCCCCTACTCCTCCCGCGAGTTCATACGCGAGATGGGCAAATGGCTCACGAAGAACGCGAAGAACAAGAACTCCCTCATACAGGCCGCGTACGAGCACAACGTTCCGATATTCTGCCCGGCGTTTTCGGATTCTTCGGCGGGGTTCGGGCTCGTCTACCACCAGTGGCACAACCCCGACTCGCACGTCTCCATCGACAGCGTGAAGGACTTCCTCGAGCTCACGAAGATAAAAATGGCCTCGAAGGAAAGCGGGCTATTCATGGTCGGCGGCGGCGTGCCGAAGAACTTCGCGCAGGACACCGTCGTTGCGGCGGAGGTGCTGGGGAAGGACGTGCCGGTCCACAAGTATGCCGTTCAGATCACCGTCGCCGACGTCAGGGACGGAGCCTGCAGCTCCTCGACGCTAAAGGAAGCTTCCTCCTGGGGCAAGGTGAGCACCGTGTACGAGCAGATGGTCTACGCCGAGGCGACGACCGTCGTGCCGCTCATCGTCGCGAACGCCTACCAGACCGGGAAATGGAAAAAGAGGAAGGCGAGAAACTTCTCGAAGATGCTTTAA